In Cenarchaeum symbiont of Oopsacas minuta, a single window of DNA contains:
- a CDS encoding putative exported protein, which translates to MYILVFVMLISTYVHYALAEEIVFHTDNAVYSPGDPLLVYGTAHDDDPLIIRLFAPDGTIKGFEQITADMDGTFNHILLMWPEPSTAFPYGTYAIEVLSTTNEGILGTIDIRFGPHDGDDITISRDATVLVYAPESAAVGSPIRLFVQTTSDGLLIGDDPKDLLSTTHVHLPDGAVDDISTNFISLHRGLYYIDYTPKTLGTYVFHAVMFYEGTVSHGSTATIVLGQDIGGISNQIVALNTILDDTAEELDRLKQEVSKFGSTLENADTKIESSVGSITSSVGNIEEASIQLNSLLFPIVASISIIVALQIVILARRR; encoded by the coding sequence ATGTATATTCTTGTATTTGTTATGCTGATCTCCACATATGTGCACTATGCTCTTGCCGAAGAGATAGTGTTTCATACAGACAACGCCGTATATTCTCCAGGAGATCCCCTCTTGGTATATGGTACAGCACATGATGATGATCCATTGATAATAAGATTATTTGCACCAGATGGCACGATAAAAGGATTTGAGCAGATCACTGCAGATATGGATGGAACGTTTAATCATATATTGTTAATGTGGCCTGAACCATCTACAGCCTTTCCATATGGTACATATGCAATAGAAGTTCTCAGTACAACAAACGAGGGAATATTGGGAACAATTGATATTCGCTTTGGACCACATGATGGAGATGATATTACAATATCAAGAGATGCAACAGTACTAGTTTATGCCCCAGAATCTGCAGCTGTAGGATCTCCGATACGTCTGTTTGTTCAAACAACCAGTGATGGATTATTGATAGGTGATGATCCAAAGGATCTCTTGTCTACAACACATGTACATTTGCCAGATGGTGCTGTAGATGATATCTCTACAAATTTCATCTCTTTACACAGAGGATTGTATTACATTGACTATACACCAAAGACTCTTGGAACATATGTTTTTCATGCAGTAATGTTTTATGAAGGTACAGTATCGCATGGTTCTACAGCCACAATAGTTTTGGGTCAAGATATAGGTGGAATCTCTAATCAGATAGTGGCACTCAATACAATTTTAGATGATACTGCAGAGGAACTTGACAGATTAAAACAAGAAGTTTCCAAATTTGGATCTACTTTGGAAAATGCCGACACAAAGATAGAATCAAGCGTAGGTTCTATCACATCGTCGGTAGGAAATATTGAAGAGGCATCTATACAGCTAAATTCTTTACTGTTTCCAATAGTAGCGTCAATTAGCATTATAGTGGCACTTCAGATAGTAATACTAGCAAGACGAAGATAG
- a CDS encoding ribosomal protein L2, whose product MLCLTEYATLTSLKSVEITQRFMGKRPLVRRRGRGGRQFRATTTGKIAVAKYPNFQLAENHTATIVDIIHERGRDAPLAKIRFDNGTISHVPAILGSEVGSTIDFGLKSNIEKGNVISIQNIPDGTTVCNVERYFGDGGALIKSAGTSATIFSHNDDGVVLKLQSGKFTTLNSKNRAMIGTLAGGGANGRPFMSAGNKWRKFRSRGRKYPIVRGVAQAAYVHPHGGGRHQHVGQSSTVSRDAPPGAKVGSIAARKTGRARIKERRQ is encoded by the coding sequence ATGCTATGCCTCACAGAATATGCCACACTCACAAGCTTAAAATCAGTTGAAATAACACAGAGATTCATGGGTAAAAGACCACTAGTACGTAGAAGGGGTCGCGGAGGCAGACAATTTAGAGCCACGACAACTGGCAAGATCGCAGTTGCAAAATATCCCAATTTCCAGCTAGCCGAGAATCATACTGCCACGATCGTTGATATTATTCACGAGCGAGGTCGTGATGCCCCTTTGGCAAAGATCAGATTTGATAATGGTACAATATCACATGTTCCTGCAATCCTTGGATCAGAGGTAGGATCCACCATTGATTTTGGATTAAAATCAAATATAGAAAAAGGCAATGTAATTAGCATACAAAATATACCCGATGGTACCACCGTATGCAATGTTGAAAGATATTTTGGCGATGGTGGAGCTTTGATAAAATCAGCTGGAACTAGTGCAACTATATTTTCGCATAATGATGATGGTGTTGTTTTAAAGCTCCAATCTGGTAAATTTACCACTTTGAATTCAAAAAACCGCGCCATGATAGGAACACTTGCTGGTGGCGGAGCCAATGGAAGACCTTTCATGAGCGCTGGCAATAAATGGCGTAAATTTCGTAGTAGAGGAAGAAAATATCCAATTGTAAGAGGTGTGGCTCAAGCTGCATACGTTCATCCACACGGAGGTGGACGACATCAACACGTTGGACAGAGTTCTACAGTATCACGAGATGCACCTCCTGGAGCAAAGGTCGGTAGTATTGCAGCAAGAAAGACTGGTAGAGCACGCATAAAAGAACGCAGACAATAA
- a CDS encoding eRF1 domain-containing protein — protein MIVKIIDSNSISVKPEEPDDMVALRRAISIGDRIAGSTTREIKREKENIRPDKGQRTRIKILLESKKITLDGSLDRLKVVGIIIESNNESVSHGSHHSMQIKIDDAITITKRTGWKDVEKNLLVMHSSSYGFVLVAVDTSECGIARIKGTRLDILPNIYSGASGKRYKNAKVNMDKFYNDVIGTIESVLKKGDQIIVFGPGMTKNRVVNYMQKAKLSCKIAEGIDAGGEDGIYVFTKSEAMRVIMSESKIALASKTVEQIMHLAGKKSSKFAMGINDVSNACDLGAIETIIFSDGLIRGDGEVYAIKLLNDAESKGAKAIAVDSTTDIGLRVESLGGIVALLRYSINY, from the coding sequence ATGATCGTAAAAATTATTGATTCTAATTCAATCTCCGTCAAACCCGAAGAGCCAGATGATATGGTTGCATTACGTAGGGCAATATCCATAGGCGATCGTATTGCTGGTAGCACTACTCGAGAAATAAAGCGAGAAAAAGAGAACATCAGACCTGACAAAGGGCAACGTACAAGAATAAAAATACTACTTGAATCAAAAAAAATCACACTCGATGGATCATTGGATCGTCTAAAAGTGGTTGGAATTATAATTGAATCAAACAACGAGTCAGTCTCACATGGTTCACATCATTCCATGCAGATCAAAATCGATGATGCAATTACGATCACAAAGCGTACTGGATGGAAAGATGTGGAAAAAAATCTACTGGTAATGCATTCTAGCTCTTACGGTTTTGTATTGGTGGCAGTAGATACTTCAGAGTGCGGAATTGCTAGAATAAAAGGCACACGACTTGATATTCTACCAAATATTTACTCTGGTGCAAGTGGCAAGAGATACAAAAATGCCAAAGTAAACATGGATAAATTTTACAACGATGTTATAGGAACCATCGAGTCTGTACTTAAAAAAGGCGATCAAATCATAGTCTTTGGCCCTGGCATGACAAAAAATAGAGTTGTAAACTATATGCAAAAAGCTAAACTCTCGTGCAAGATTGCAGAGGGTATTGACGCAGGAGGTGAAGATGGAATATACGTATTTACAAAATCCGAAGCTATGCGTGTGATAATGTCTGAGAGTAAGATTGCGCTAGCATCAAAGACAGTGGAGCAAATAATGCATCTAGCTGGAAAAAAGAGCTCAAAATTTGCCATGGGAATAAATGATGTATCTAACGCATGTGATCTTGGAGCTATAGAGACGATAATATTTTCAGACGGATTGATAAGAGGTGATGGAGAAGTGTATGCAATCAAACTTCTCAATGATGCAGAATCAAAAGGAGCAAAAGCTATAGCAGTTGATTCTACCACAGATATTGGACTGCGCGTGGAGAGTCTTGGAGGAATAGTGGCTCTTTTGCGATATTCTATAAATTACTAG
- a CDS encoding glutamyl-tRNA(Gln) amidotransferase subunit E — protein sequence MDKLDYTAIEIKVGLEIHQQLYTGRKLFCKCSQMEYDGHVEQFSRKLRISKSELGEYDPAAIFESGKEKVITYFANPKNSCLVERDEEPPCEVDMEAKKTVFIIAAALKSNIFAEIFPMRKMVIDGSNTSGFQRTMLISQGGKIDVSGRTVGVQTIYLEEDAAKLLEDKDGIRKYGLERLGIPLIEIALDPISAEPHQIREIALYLGRLLRSTRRVARGLGTIRQDVNVSIRDGPIVEIKGVQQLEQLEKTIEYEAMRQDGLCKIAKKLSDSKCSTIDSKAIDVTEYMSGCTSKLVQKMLQNGDKIVAIKFPKYSGMFGYSPYKGIRLGAEIAQRVKSYGIGGVFHSDELPNYGIEQTDVEIILSKIDADVSDGFILVASPPLKMDIIVSQIISRVNLAFDGVIAETRLSMQDGRTIFLRPRPGSSRMYPETDVPSIVVTSLDLEYAQNCIPKPWDKALDEFGKKYGLNLQLAEQIFSSEYFETFEKICTRHDTLSANFVASSLCSTITSLQRSGMDVSNLGVESIMEVFEILDTGKISKESVEIIFSDLMSGKYSSVQNAVKDITADSISDDEVSMILDALLLENTAIIDKQGMRALNPLMGIAMKKMRGKTSGQMINKLLNKKLQSRCNKKNL from the coding sequence ATGGACAAACTAGATTACACAGCAATAGAGATCAAAGTCGGACTCGAGATACATCAACAGCTTTACACTGGAAGAAAGCTCTTTTGTAAATGTAGTCAGATGGAATATGATGGACATGTAGAACAATTTTCACGTAAACTGCGTATTTCAAAAAGTGAACTTGGTGAATACGATCCTGCAGCAATATTTGAGAGTGGTAAAGAAAAAGTCATCACATATTTTGCAAATCCTAAAAACAGCTGTCTAGTAGAACGCGATGAAGAGCCACCTTGTGAGGTTGACATGGAAGCAAAAAAAACAGTGTTTATTATAGCTGCAGCTCTAAAATCAAACATATTTGCAGAGATATTTCCCATGCGTAAGATGGTCATAGACGGTTCAAACACGTCTGGATTCCAAAGAACTATGCTAATCTCTCAAGGGGGCAAGATTGATGTTTCAGGTCGTACGGTTGGTGTCCAGACCATATATCTAGAAGAAGATGCGGCAAAACTTTTAGAAGATAAAGATGGCATACGCAAATATGGTCTTGAGAGACTAGGTATACCGCTGATCGAGATCGCGCTAGACCCGATAAGTGCAGAACCGCACCAAATACGTGAGATTGCACTCTACCTTGGAAGACTACTCAGATCTACGCGCCGAGTAGCAAGAGGGCTTGGAACGATACGTCAGGATGTAAACGTCTCGATTAGAGATGGCCCGATAGTGGAGATCAAAGGAGTGCAACAGCTTGAACAGCTTGAAAAGACCATAGAGTATGAAGCTATGCGTCAGGATGGGCTATGCAAGATAGCCAAAAAACTCTCAGACTCCAAATGCAGTACTATAGATAGCAAAGCCATAGATGTTACAGAGTACATGTCAGGTTGTACCTCAAAGCTAGTACAAAAAATGCTTCAAAATGGAGACAAGATAGTGGCGATAAAATTTCCCAAATATTCTGGCATGTTTGGATACAGCCCATACAAGGGAATTAGACTAGGAGCCGAGATTGCTCAGAGAGTAAAATCTTATGGAATTGGGGGCGTGTTTCATTCCGACGAGTTGCCAAACTATGGTATTGAACAAACAGATGTAGAGATCATATTGTCCAAAATTGATGCAGATGTCTCTGACGGATTTATTCTTGTTGCATCTCCGCCTTTAAAAATGGATATAATAGTATCGCAGATTATATCTAGAGTAAATTTGGCATTTGATGGAGTCATAGCAGAAACTAGACTATCTATGCAGGATGGGAGAACGATTTTTCTTCGTCCACGTCCTGGCTCTTCAAGGATGTATCCAGAGACTGATGTTCCATCTATTGTTGTTACATCATTAGATCTAGAATATGCTCAAAACTGTATTCCAAAACCTTGGGATAAAGCATTGGATGAATTTGGTAAAAAATACGGTCTAAATTTGCAGCTTGCAGAACAAATATTCAGTTCAGAATACTTTGAAACGTTTGAAAAAATTTGTACACGTCATGATACTCTATCGGCAAATTTTGTTGCATCTTCTCTGTGTTCTACTATAACTAGTCTTCAAAGAAGCGGTATGGATGTATCAAATCTTGGTGTAGAATCCATCATGGAAGTTTTTGAAATTCTTGACACAGGTAAAATTTCAAAAGAATCAGTAGAGATTATATTCTCTGATCTAATGTCTGGTAAATATTCTTCAGTACAAAATGCAGTCAAAGATATTACAGCAGATTCCATATCAGATGACGAGGTCTCTATGATTCTTGATGCGTTACTCTTGGAAAATACAGCGATTATCGACAAACAAGGAATGAGAGCTTTGAATCCACTTATGGGAATTGCTATGAAAAAAATGCGTGGTAAGACAAGTGGTCAAATGATTAACAAATTGCTAAATAAAAAATTACAATCAAGATGCAATAAAAAGAATTTATAG
- a CDS encoding peptidase M50, with protein sequence MPLDILKDNAIIYVLIAWVVTILAAKALKLQNHGFELKPYSLVYKNSNVQTTLTKILGRTRRGIKVFANVSVIAGFLMMGFAFWFLISNIYAYFIQPTGFNEVTVLIPGVTLTSSSAILNFLLSIPIVLVIHEGAHGIVATLERIKIKTGGFAVFIAMFAGFVEPDEKEFDSAKKISKLRVIGAGATANVIFAFALGALLLTNPLFAIILPEPIRGVFYESPDGVMVLSILEGFGAESAGILVGDIIVEINDVKVKNALDMQQIDLAPNDTASVTIQREKEMISFEVDIMTSPDGERGLIGITRDNAAFKPVMDFIEWNNHGLSLFLLWLWMISFFIGIINMLPMPILDGGKFVQILLEDKLSEKSLNVAMWAIYAFTFGLFGLNIALSYIKSGWFTI encoded by the coding sequence TTGCCACTTGATATACTCAAAGATAATGCGATCATCTATGTTCTAATTGCATGGGTGGTTACCATACTAGCTGCAAAGGCTCTAAAACTACAAAATCATGGATTTGAGCTAAAACCGTACAGCCTAGTATACAAGAACAGCAACGTCCAAACAACTCTTACCAAAATTCTAGGACGTACTAGAAGAGGCATCAAGGTTTTTGCAAATGTTAGCGTTATCGCTGGATTTCTCATGATGGGATTTGCATTTTGGTTTTTGATATCAAACATATATGCATACTTTATACAACCTACTGGATTTAACGAAGTCACCGTTCTCATACCAGGAGTGACACTCACATCATCATCTGCAATACTCAATTTCTTATTATCAATACCTATAGTACTTGTAATTCATGAAGGTGCGCACGGCATTGTAGCTACTCTTGAACGCATCAAAATAAAGACTGGGGGTTTTGCTGTGTTTATCGCAATGTTTGCTGGATTTGTGGAACCAGACGAGAAAGAATTTGATTCTGCAAAAAAAATATCAAAACTGCGCGTTATAGGAGCTGGAGCAACAGCTAATGTCATATTTGCATTTGCACTTGGAGCATTATTGCTTACAAATCCACTCTTTGCTATAATACTTCCAGAACCAATCAGAGGTGTATTTTATGAATCTCCTGATGGTGTCATGGTATTGTCGATATTGGAAGGATTTGGTGCAGAGTCAGCTGGCATTCTAGTAGGCGATATAATTGTAGAGATAAATGATGTCAAAGTCAAAAATGCGTTAGATATGCAACAAATAGATCTAGCTCCAAATGATACTGCAAGTGTTACAATTCAACGAGAAAAGGAAATGATCTCATTTGAGGTTGACATTATGACATCGCCAGATGGAGAAAGAGGATTGATTGGAATAACTCGAGATAACGCTGCATTCAAGCCAGTTATGGACTTTATAGAATGGAACAATCATGGACTATCCTTGTTTCTTTTGTGGTTGTGGATGATCTCATTCTTTATTGGGATAATCAACATGTTACCTATGCCTATACTTGATGGTGGTAAGTTTGTGCAGATTCTTCTAGAAGATAAACTCTCTGAAAAGTCATTGAATGTGGCCATGTGGGCAATTTACGCATTTACATTCGGATTATTCGGTCTCAACATTGCATTATCGTACATCAAATCTGGTTGGTTTACCATCTAA
- a CDS encoding oxidoreductase domain-containing protein: protein MKVAQIGVGGWGRNHARVLSEMGILGAICDGNPERREEFSSKYTVPSYDTVDELLKREDFDAAFVCTPTSTHVDVASHIIKAKKHVFVEKPMTYSVSDGMRLAELAKKNRVLLTCGYIERFNPAVSAVKQIMLDKEYGEPLVFNFRRKNRMPLHIMDVGIIYDTAVHDIDTALWLFDEEPEVVYARAGSIHHKYEDFVSIMLGFSKDRVAVISSNWLTPLRVREFEGVCSDAVISLDFITQKVKISGEKTIVLPIVKKEPLSLELQSFIGAIQDKNKLVVTPQQAVNVTKIAKAALLSSQKGTAIYL from the coding sequence TTGAAAGTAGCTCAAATTGGTGTTGGAGGTTGGGGAAGAAATCATGCCCGTGTGCTATCTGAGATGGGTATACTAGGTGCCATATGTGATGGCAATCCTGAGAGGAGAGAAGAATTTTCTTCCAAATATACAGTTCCATCGTATGATACGGTGGACGAATTGTTAAAGAGGGAAGATTTTGATGCGGCATTTGTCTGCACGCCTACTTCTACCCACGTTGATGTCGCCTCACATATAATTAAAGCAAAAAAACATGTCTTTGTAGAAAAACCCATGACATATTCAGTCTCTGATGGGATGCGACTAGCAGAATTGGCTAAAAAAAACAGAGTGCTACTTACTTGTGGATACATAGAGAGGTTCAATCCAGCAGTATCTGCTGTAAAACAGATCATGTTGGACAAAGAGTACGGCGAACCTTTGGTCTTTAATTTTCGTCGTAAAAATCGCATGCCATTGCATATAATGGATGTTGGGATAATTTATGATACAGCAGTTCATGATATTGATACTGCTCTGTGGTTGTTTGATGAAGAACCCGAAGTAGTTTATGCCCGTGCTGGCAGCATACATCACAAATACGAGGATTTTGTATCAATAATGCTAGGATTTTCCAAGGATAGAGTTGCCGTAATCTCTTCAAACTGGCTCACTCCTCTCCGTGTAAGAGAATTTGAAGGTGTATGCTCTGATGCTGTAATATCTTTGGATTTTATAACGCAAAAAGTAAAAATAAGTGGAGAAAAGACCATAGTTTTACCAATTGTGAAAAAAGAACCGCTCTCACTCGAGTTACAAAGTTTTATCGGAGCAATTCAAGACAAAAATAAACTAGTTGTTACGCCTCAGCAAGCAGTAAATGTTACAAAAATAGCCAAAGCTGCACTCTTGTCGAGTCAAAAAGGAACTGCAATATATCTTTAG
- a CDS encoding acylphosphatase, producing the protein MFMQQTRIHIFVTGKVQGVFFRQSLKVVARKRKTTGWVRNLQDGRVEAVVEGDEHNVANVIEWCHCGSANSRVDYVQTNIELYTGKFEKFDVLY; encoded by the coding sequence ATGTTTATGCAACAAACTCGTATCCATATTTTTGTAACAGGAAAGGTTCAAGGTGTGTTTTTTAGACAGTCATTAAAAGTGGTTGCTCGTAAACGTAAAACCACAGGTTGGGTACGAAATTTACAAGATGGAAGAGTAGAGGCCGTGGTAGAAGGTGATGAACACAATGTTGCAAATGTAATTGAATGGTGTCATTGTGGATCGGCAAATTCACGCGTTGACTATGTTCAAACAAACATAGAATTGTATACAGGTAAGTTTGAAAAATTTGACGTGTTGTACTGA
- a CDS encoding PP-loop domain-containing protein: MKCNQCENQATYSRKYSGQSLCSECFSQSILRKTAKTISKYKMIEYGQKICIGVSGGKDSLALLYIMNKMSQTHHFEIEAATIDEGIPGYRNEALGIVEQYCSTLDVKHRVYSYSDLFDLTLDEALKSRGDEKTTSCAICGTLRRRALDAAAQDMNADVVATAHNLDDAVQTFLINIISGDTERIIWQDPNISDSNRIKPFCEIYEKEIVFYAFTNQIPFQTEPCPHMNEGIRTQIRNFLNSMEDTHSGIKNNLYRSALKISAQMSPQGKQKSACVKCGSMCTSTTCSVCQMLKGLHGIQP, from the coding sequence ATGAAATGTAACCAATGTGAGAATCAGGCTACATACTCTAGAAAATACTCTGGACAGTCTCTGTGCTCTGAGTGTTTTTCACAGTCTATACTACGAAAAACTGCAAAGACTATATCAAAATACAAAATGATCGAATATGGACAAAAAATATGCATTGGTGTATCTGGAGGCAAAGACTCATTGGCACTACTTTATATTATGAACAAAATGTCGCAGACACACCATTTTGAGATAGAGGCTGCCACTATAGATGAAGGTATACCAGGATACAGAAACGAAGCTCTCGGTATTGTAGAACAATATTGTTCAACACTTGACGTAAAACATAGGGTGTACTCGTATTCTGATCTATTTGATCTAACATTGGATGAGGCTCTAAAGTCAAGAGGGGATGAAAAGACAACATCGTGTGCCATATGTGGTACATTAAGACGTAGAGCACTTGATGCTGCTGCACAAGATATGAATGCCGATGTGGTGGCTACGGCACATAATCTAGATGATGCAGTTCAAACGTTCTTGATAAACATAATCTCAGGCGATACGGAGAGAATTATATGGCAGGATCCAAACATATCTGATTCGAACAGAATAAAACCGTTCTGTGAGATATATGAAAAGGAGATTGTTTTTTACGCATTTACAAACCAGATCCCATTTCAAACTGAACCCTGCCCGCATATGAACGAGGGAATAAGAACGCAGATCCGCAATTTTCTAAATTCTATGGAGGATACTCATAGCGGTATCAAGAACAATCTATACAGATCGGCTTTGAAAATATCTGCACAAATGAGCCCACAAGGAAAACAAAAATCTGCTTGTGTTAAATGCGGTAGCATGTGTACTAGTACCACGTGTTCTGTATGCCAAATGCTGAAAGGACTACATGGCATACAACCCTAA
- a CDS encoding Cell division cycle protein 48-like protein: MEAYTRDVGRGVARIDYDSMDNLGASTGDVIEIKGKRRTVAKCLPLYPSDEGKGIIRIDGLGRNNSGIAIGDAISVKKIKAVQAEKIIVAPLEAIPPIDERYLADALESVPLIKGDNVMVPYFGGRLTFQIIGVTPATDAVLVTQKTVFHIAEKGETLRGVPQVTYEDIGGLTDEIKKVREMIELPLRHPEIFEKLGIEAPKGILLYGPPGTGKTMLAKAVANESNAHFISISGPEIMSKFYGESEARLREIFKEAREKSPSIIFIDEIDSIAPKREEVSGEVERRVVSQMLSLMDGLEARGKVIVISATNRPNAIDPALRRPGRFDREIEIKVPDKKGRMDILAIHTRNMPLSDDVNRIKVAAVTHGYVGADLEYLCKEAAMKCLRRLLPELNLEDEKIPPETLDKLVVIGDDFQKALKEVTPSGMREVFIENPDVKWDEVGGLDDVKRELQEAVEWPMKYPGLYEKLGHRMPRGILLHGTSGTGKTLLAKAVATESEANFVSVRGPELLSKWVGESERGIREIFRRARQASPCVIFFDEIDSIAPVRGAGGETSMVERVVSQLLTELDGMENMHGVVVLAATNRVDMIDPALLRPGRFDKIIQIPMPDRDSRKRILEINSQKIEVIDERVDLDRIAEMTDGLSGADVGSIANTAVSLVIHEYLDSHPDVKAVENKTVDAKVTMRHFEEAVKKVREQKDLKAGQTVAATYFR, from the coding sequence TTGGAAGCATATACTAGAGATGTCGGCAGAGGCGTTGCTAGAATCGATTATGATTCGATGGATAACCTTGGAGCATCCACCGGAGATGTCATAGAGATAAAGGGTAAAAGGCGTACAGTTGCAAAATGCCTTCCACTATATCCATCTGATGAAGGCAAAGGAATAATCCGCATAGATGGACTAGGAAGAAACAACTCTGGCATTGCAATAGGCGATGCAATATCTGTTAAAAAAATTAAAGCAGTACAAGCTGAAAAGATTATTGTTGCACCTCTAGAAGCCATTCCACCAATAGATGAAAGATATCTTGCAGACGCTTTGGAAAGTGTTCCACTCATAAAAGGAGATAATGTCATGGTGCCTTATTTTGGTGGCCGACTTACGTTTCAAATAATCGGCGTCACACCTGCAACTGATGCAGTACTCGTAACACAAAAAACTGTGTTTCATATTGCAGAAAAAGGCGAGACACTTAGAGGCGTACCGCAGGTTACGTATGAAGATATTGGAGGCCTAACAGATGAGATCAAAAAAGTTCGCGAGATGATAGAACTACCATTACGTCACCCTGAGATCTTTGAAAAACTCGGCATAGAGGCGCCAAAAGGAATTCTTTTGTATGGTCCTCCTGGAACTGGAAAGACAATGCTTGCAAAGGCTGTGGCAAACGAGAGCAATGCACATTTCATCAGCATATCTGGTCCAGAAATTATGAGTAAATTTTATGGTGAGAGTGAGGCGCGACTACGTGAAATATTTAAAGAGGCTCGAGAAAAGTCACCATCCATAATATTCATAGACGAGATTGATTCTATTGCACCAAAAAGAGAAGAAGTCTCAGGTGAAGTCGAACGTAGAGTAGTATCCCAGATGCTTTCATTGATGGATGGACTAGAGGCTAGAGGTAAAGTAATTGTAATATCTGCAACAAACAGACCAAACGCCATAGACCCAGCACTGAGACGTCCAGGTCGATTTGATAGAGAGATTGAGATAAAAGTACCAGATAAAAAAGGACGTATGGATATACTTGCAATACATACACGCAATATGCCACTATCAGATGATGTAAACCGTATCAAAGTGGCTGCTGTGACACATGGATATGTGGGAGCTGACTTGGAATATCTCTGCAAAGAGGCTGCAATGAAGTGTCTGCGTCGGTTGTTGCCAGAGCTAAACCTAGAGGATGAAAAGATACCTCCAGAGACACTTGACAAGCTTGTTGTAATTGGCGATGACTTTCAAAAAGCACTAAAAGAGGTAACACCTTCTGGTATGCGTGAAGTCTTTATAGAAAACCCTGATGTCAAATGGGATGAAGTCGGAGGTCTAGATGACGTAAAAAGAGAGCTCCAAGAGGCTGTAGAATGGCCAATGAAGTATCCTGGACTGTATGAAAAACTTGGTCACCGTATGCCTCGTGGAATATTATTACATGGAACTAGTGGAACTGGTAAAACTTTGCTTGCAAAGGCAGTTGCCACAGAGAGTGAAGCTAACTTTGTCTCAGTACGTGGACCTGAACTGCTCTCAAAGTGGGTTGGTGAATCCGAGAGGGGCATCCGTGAGATATTTCGTAGAGCAAGACAGGCATCTCCTTGTGTAATATTTTTTGATGAGATTGATTCCATTGCGCCAGTACGAGGCGCTGGTGGTGAGACATCTATGGTGGAACGGGTAGTCAGCCAGCTACTTACAGAACTAGATGGCATGGAAAATATGCATGGTGTGGTCGTTCTTGCAGCTACAAACCGGGTAGACATGATTGATCCAGCACTACTCCGTCCTGGTCGATTTGACAAGATCATACAAATACCAATGCCAGACAGAGACAGTCGCAAGAGAATACTAGAGATAAACTCACAAAAAATTGAGGTTATAGATGAACGCGTGGATTTGGATCGTATAGCCGAGATGACCGATGGTTTGAGTGGTGCCGACGTGGGATCCATTGCAAATACAGCAGTCTCTTTGGTCATACATGAGTATCTTGATAGCCATCCTGATGTAAAGGCAGTAGAGAACAAAACCGTAGACGCAAAGGTGACTATGCGCCACTTTGAAGAAGCAGTCAAAAAGGTTCGTGAACAAAAAGATCTAAAAGCTGGTCAAACCGTAGCTGCCACATACTTTAGATAA
- a CDS encoding Divalent ion tolerance protein CutA1 produces MNKKRVPINKSNTMPIILISTYPTKKIITNIANNTVKLKLAACVNMIRISSIYSWENNVKHGSEYLALFKTTSKNKKKLVNHIQKTHPYKVPEIAKIDISSVNIPYMKWITESVL; encoded by the coding sequence ATGAACAAAAAAAGAGTACCAATTAACAAATCTAATACAATGCCCATCATTTTAATCTCCACATATCCTACAAAAAAAATTATTACAAATATAGCAAACAATACAGTTAAACTAAAACTAGCAGCATGTGTCAACATGATCCGTATATCATCAATATATTCATGGGAGAATAATGTAAAACACGGTTCAGAATATTTAGCTCTTTTTAAAACCACGTCAAAGAACAAAAAGAAACTTGTAAACCATATACAGAAAACACATCCGTACAAAGTTCCAGAGATTGCAAAGATAGACATATCATCAGTAAACATTCCATACATGAAATGGATAACTGAATCTGTACTCTAG